One Nicotiana sylvestris chromosome 12, ASM39365v2, whole genome shotgun sequence genomic window carries:
- the LOC104233984 gene encoding uncharacterized protein, with product MASDLQKSHEDERAGAEIVYGAEECYRHSVEMLQDLGFPKGVLPLKDLEECGYVRETGFVWMKQKAPYEHYFAATKTLVSYAIEVTAYVEKCKMKKMTGVKSKQLFLWVPIVEMSIEDPASKKIYFKTPMGIGKSFPITAFMSEEEKQKYLEKANE from the coding sequence ATGGCTAGTGATCTTCAAAAATCACACGAAGATGAACGCGCAGGAGCAGAAATTGTGTATGGAGCTGAAGAATGCTACCGTCATTCAGTAGAAATGCTACAAGATTTAGGGTTTCCAAAAGGAGTTCTTCCTCTTAAAGATCTTGAAGAATGTGGATACGTTCGCGAAACAGGATTTGTATGGATGAAACAAAAGGCGCCATACgaacattattttgctgcaacaaaaACCCTAGTAAGTTATGCTATTGAGGTAACTGCATATGTGGAGAAATGTAAGATGAAAAAAATGACTGGTGTTAAGAGTAAGCAACTATTTCTTTGGGTGCCAATTGTTGAAATGAGCATTGAAGATCCTGCTTCAAAAAAGATTTATTTCAAGACTCCTATGGGAATTGGAAAGTCTTTTCCAATTACTGCTTTTATGAGTGAGGAAGAAAAGCAAAAGTACTTAGAGAAAGCAAATGAATAA
- the LOC104233983 gene encoding uncharacterized protein, which translates to MASDLQKSHENEREGAEITYGAEDCYRKIAELLQNMGFPKGVLPLKELEEFGYVRKTGFAWMKQKAPYKHYFSSMKLLVNYATEVTAYVEVEKRKMKKITGVKGKQLLIWVTTVEMSIEDPTSNKIYFNNPIGIGKSFPITGFMTEEEKHKYLEKSNE; encoded by the coding sequence ATGGCTAGTGATCTGCAAAAATCACACGAAAATGAACGTGAAGGAGCAGAAATTACATATGGAGCTGAAGATTGCTACCGCAAAATTGCAGAACTTTTGCAAAACATGGGATTTCCAAAAGGAGTCCTTCctcttaaagaacttgaagaatTTGGCTATGTTCGTAAAACTGGATTTGCATGGATGAAGCAAAAGGCGCCATACAAACATTATTTTAGTTCAATGAAACTTCTTGTAAACTATGCAACTGAGGTTACTGCATATGTGGAGGTTGAGAAAAGGAAGATGAAAAAGATAACTGGTGTTAAGGGTAAGCAGTTACTTATTTGGGTGACAACAGTTGAAATGAGCATTGAGGATCCTACTTCAAACAAAATTTATTTCAACAATCCTATAGGAATTGGAAAGTCTTTTCCAATCACTGGTTTTATGACTGAGGAGGAAAAGCATAAGTACCTGGAGAAATCCAatgagtag